The genome window CACTCTAAGATCATCTTCGTCTGGAATAGTAGCTACATAAACACCACCTTGAAGATCGAGCCCAAGAGAAAGAGTTTTTGCTCTAATTTTTTTTAATTTTTGCACATAAGTACGAGTATCAATGTCTGCAACTGCTAATTCTTCAGCAGGCATTCCAATAAGTGCTTTATCTTCTGGTGAAATTAGTACATACCATTGATATGTAGGATATAATCCCCATATAGCCCATCCAATAATAGAGAGCAGTATGAAATAACGTGAAATTTTATTCATATATAGAATCCTTAAAAATAATGAAAATTTATATTAATCAAGTTTACCATTATCTAAAACAGATGCTACACCTGATTTAGAAACTTCAATTTTAGAATCTTGACTTTTAATATAGATAGTTTTTTCACCAATAAATTCCACAGTACCCACAATATGACCTAATGTAATAATACGATCACCTTGTTTTAAGCCATCAATTTGTTTTTGTAATTTCTTACGTCTCTTATTGTCTGGAAGAAATACAAGAAGGTACATAAATACAACCATTATAATAATTGGTAAAAAAGTCATAAAGCTTCCTGCTGTCGTAGGTTGAGCACCACCACCTATTGTAGCAGCAGCAGCAGGTGCCATTTGATAAAATAATCCTAACATAATATTCTCCTTAATTAATAACTAATATTTGATATTGTAGCATTTTTATATATTAATGTAAAGATATTTTATCAAATATCTTTACATTAATATATAAAAAAAGTCCCTAATTTTAGGGACTTTTTCTAGCGGCTGGGGAGAATCGAACTCCCAGCATCAGCTTGGAAGGCTGAGGTATTACCATTATACGACAGCCGCATTATTATTGTAATTATAAATTATTTTTTCTCTTTTGTCAATGATTTTATTTTATTTTTTTTGATTTAAAGAATTCTTTGCTAAAATTAGTTTTATTTTTTAAAATTTCTTGTATATATTTAATGAAGTTTTCATCTTCAGTAGCAAGTAATACATCAAGAGGGCTTTGACTATCAAAATTAATAGTTGTATAATTAGCTTTTTTATCCAATAACAATTTAGAAATATAACGATTTTTTTTGTTAAATGCCCAATGAAGAGCTGTATTTCCATTAACATCTACTTTGTTGATAGTTTTATTTTGTCTGATTAATTGTATAGCAAGAGGGTAATTCTCAATAAAGATTTCTTTAATAACTGGATCTACTTGCTCACTAACAAGAATGTCTTTAATACTATTTTCAGTTTCTAATGTATCTAAAATTGAAGGTGTAACACCTGCGTTATTTTTTATATTTTTAGCACCAGCTAATAATAAGTATCTAGATTGAGTATTATTATTTTTTAGTAGTGCCTCAATGATTGGAGTTGATCCCAGTTTATTAGTAGCATTTATGTTAGCACCTGCTCTAATAAGAAGTAAGACAAGTTCGTCTTTAGAATTAATAGCGAAATGAAGAGGAGTGTTTCCTATATCGTCAGCACTATCAATATTAGCTCCGAATTCGATTAATAATTTAGCAAGAGATTCTTTATTTCGTGATACAGCCCAATGTAAGGGGGTGCTACCACTACGATTTCTAGCGTTAATATCTGCTCCATTAATAATAAGTATTAATGCTATTTGAGGATCAGATACCAAATGAAGTGCTGTGAGACCATCACTGTTAGTAACTGTTACATCAGCTCTATGTTTTATCATATATTCTACTAATGATATATTATTTCTTATAACAGCTTCTAAAAAAGAAGAATTTTGACTGAATAAATTAGAAGTAATTATAAGAAAAAAAGTTAATAATAAATATGTAACTCTTTGTTTCACTTATGTGTCCTCTGTGGATGTATCTAATTCTGGAGAATTTTCTTCATAAGTAGCACTATCCTCATCAGAGACTTCTTCATAAGTAGCAGTCTCAGAGGCTTCATCATCATAGTATCCTTCATCATCATAGTATCCTGCTTCATCAGCGGGAGGTTCAATTGTAGATTCTATAAAAGATTCTAAAGGAACAGATGAGGAAATTGCATTAACATTTTTGAGAAGGTCTGTCATTGCTTTATTACCATTATCAATAGCTAAACTTAAGGCAGTATGTTTGTCAATAGACTCTATATTATAATTAATACCTTTTTTAATAAGTAATTCAGCTGTTGAAACATGATCATTTTGAACAGCAAATAATAAAGCATTCCAATTGTCAGAATCAGTTGCGTTCAAATTTACTCCACTATTTAATAGTTCTTCAATTGCTTCATTATGACCTAATTGAGCAGCAGCCATAAGAGCGGTCCAATTACTTACTGTAGATTCTCTCTCTTCCCCATTGATAATCCTATTAACAAAAGCTGTAGCAGTTTGATTTGCATTAGCACCCATATGGCCTAAGTATTTTATCATATTAGTATTATTATTAAATGTTGCTACAATAAGTGCTGTAGTACCAGCTACATTAGCATTATTTATATCTAATCCTATAGTTTCTAATAAATATTCGACAATCTCTTTATGATCATTTTCAGCTGCAAAGCGTAAAGCTGTATCACCATTAATATTTTTAGTTTTTGGATTTACGCCACGCTCAATCAATTCTTTAATTTTGTTGAGATTTCCCTCTATAGCAGCTTGGTGAATACTATTATTTCCATCATTATCCCAATTATGGATAGCAATACTCTCTTCTGGAGTTAAATTAGTTAATAAATTATATGATTTTTTAGGATAATCAAAAATACGATAGGTATTAGATATATATATAGTTTTTTCTATATAATTTGAAATATTAGTAATAATATTTGATATCTGTAAAGGAGCTTGAATAGGTGCTGGAATTGATTTATCTATATAAATATTCGGAGAATACAACAATCGAGGAAGAGTGATACTTTTCTCTTGATCAAAAGCTCCATATTGGATTAGCAAATTTTTAATAATTGGTGTAGTAAAACTTAAAGCAGTATTACCTGCTTTTGAGACAATATTAGGATTAGCTCCATTTTCT of Spirochaetota bacterium contains these proteins:
- a CDS encoding ankyrin repeat domain-containing protein, whose product is MKKIIIILLLTTPIANYTQNLIQLAENNDYTGIVSAINTRSVDINMTDISGFTALHVASWNGYSDIVRYLLENGANPNIVSKAGNTALSFTTPIIKNLLIQYGAFDQEKSITLPRLLYSPNIYIDKSIPAPIQAPLQISNIITNISNYIEKTIYISNTYRIFDYPKKSYNLLTNLTPEESIAIHNWDNDGNNSIHQAAIEGNLNKIKELIERGVNPKTKNINGDTALRFAAENDHKEIVEYLLETIGLDINNANVAGTTALIVATFNNNTNMIKYLGHMGANANQTATAFVNRIINGEERESTVSNWTALMAAAQLGHNEAIEELLNSGVNLNATDSDNWNALLFAVQNDHVSTAELLIKKGINYNIESIDKHTALSLAIDNGNKAMTDLLKNVNAISSSVPLESFIESTIEPPADEAGYYDDEGYYDDEASETATYEEVSDEDSATYEENSPELDTSTEDT
- a CDS encoding ankyrin repeat domain-containing protein is translated as MKQRVTYLLLTFFLIITSNLFSQNSSFLEAVIRNNISLVEYMIKHRADVTVTNSDGLTALHLVSDPQIALILIINGADINARNRSGSTPLHWAVSRNKESLAKLLIEFGANIDSADDIGNTPLHFAINSKDELVLLLIRAGANINATNKLGSTPIIEALLKNNNTQSRYLLLAGAKNIKNNAGVTPSILDTLETENSIKDILVSEQVDPVIKEIFIENYPLAIQLIRQNKTINKVDVNGNTALHWAFNKKNRYISKLLLDKKANYTTINFDSQSPLDVLLATEDENFIKYIQEILKNKTNFSKEFFKSKKIK
- the yajC gene encoding preprotein translocase subunit YajC, whose product is MLGLFYQMAPAAAATIGGGAQPTTAGSFMTFLPIIIMVVFMYLLVFLPDNKRRKKLQKQIDGLKQGDRIITLGHIVGTVEFIGEKTIYIKSQDSKIEVSKSGVASVLDNGKLD